In the Malaclemys terrapin pileata isolate rMalTer1 chromosome 18, rMalTer1.hap1, whole genome shotgun sequence genome, TCACATCATTTCTCTGGATGTCTCtgcaccctttccaatttttccaacatcttttaaaaagtgttgaTTCAACAACTGCACAGTCTTCCAGTATTGTCTCATCAATGCTGTATACGGAGGTAAACATCACCTTTCTAGTCACTACTCCTCTTTATGGATCACAGCTCACATTAGCTCCATCTGCCCCAGCAGCACACTGAGAACTCAGGAGGATTTGCTTGTCCACTTTGACCCTTAAATCCTTTAAAGGCTCAGTAGGTATAGCCTGCATTTCTTCTTCCTAGATACGCAACACTGCATTGCGTCATCATCTCCTTTTTTCCAAATGCCAAACACTGGGTAGGGCCAAGGTTTGAGCAGATTCCAACCATGTCAGTTCTGAGCTGCCATCGGAGTCTGTTTGGTGGGTTGCCTGGATGGCTTCACCTCCTATCTCCTTGACCATCCAGAGTTTCTCGCTCCATGTACTTTTCCATAGAGAAGAATTTTAGGCACTCGGCAGGGGGTTACTCTAGCAGCATGGCCAAACACTGAAGCttacagagctctgtgtaagctcgacaatttgtctctctcacccatagaaggtggtccaataaaaagatattacctcacccaccctgtctcgctaatatcctggaaccCACACAGCTAAAAAACTGTCTGCCCAGTCTGTCATTTACCACTCCTCCTTTGTCTCACCTGCAAAACTGATCAGCAAGGATTTTACGTTTACATCCAGATCACTGATGGAAATGTTGCAGCATTGGGCCTACCACCTAACATTTTGGTGGAACCCCACCAGTAACAGctgcatttgatgatgattcccatcaacaactactttttgagatggTCAGTTAGCCAGTTTGGACTCAGTTTAAGACATGCTCTGATACTATatagttctctttttaaaaacagagatcAGAAGGATGTGTAGtactaaatcaaatgccttacaagaATCTAGGTAAATTACATCGATGCACTTTTATTAAGCAAACATGTAATCTCAAAATGAAATCAGGCAGAGAGGAACAAAACTTGCCTAGATCATACAGAGAGTACacggcagagctgagaatagaattcTGATCCTCCCTCCACCATGTGTGCATTCAAGTGAGTCCCCCTACACAAGGAGACACCATCCCACcacccttttaaaaatcaggagaaAAATCAACCAGATTACCTTGGGGCAGACGACCAGTTACAGACACTGCATACACACCAGGCTTGAAATTACCtgcaagagagagacagacagacacagcacACACACTGGCTTATTCTCCACATCACCATCCAGGCAAGAGAACTCAGCCCTTGGTAATTTGGTGTGttgaattccccccacccccacccccaattcaaTGGTAATAAGGGAGGAATACACTAGAAGGGAGTGAGAAAGCACTTTTCCCATGGAGAGTAAGTCACTGTGACTTTAAAGGACACCTGCTCAACAACAGAGCCCCAGGCAGGACTCCACAGCCCCACCTGAAACTTATCCAACCTCCCTGGCCCTGTGGGGGTAGTGAGGAAAGCTATTGCTGCTACCTGAACATTCGTCAGAGGAAAATAAGCTAAAGTATAAGAGGAGAGACACACTCACTGACTCGCTGCCACTTGGAGACCCAGCTGTCCTCAGGGCTCATCATAGCAATAatcctgcagaagagaagaggattAGTGCACAAGGCATGTGGTGGGACCGCAAGCCCCACCACACAGCACAACCCAGAGTAACCAGAGGTAGGATGAAGAGCAAGTCAAGACCCCCTCCTCCTACATTCCCCAGCACTTGGCAGCAGCAGGGTCATGGATACTAGCAGTAAAAATGAAGCCCTCTTCTATGGTGTCACCATGTCAGAGCTCCCTCTGGAaaaagataaaagggaggagggggaagtgtggAAACAGGAGACTCCCATTAACCCATGGGAACGTACCAGCTCCTGCAGGTTGACAGAGACATGTCTGCCTTGACCAGTCAGATCAGACACTTGAGACTCCACTATCTATACACATGGTTGGCACTGCTGCCTAGAAGTCAAAGGCAGGTTACCGTATACtcttgagggcattctgcaccaaaaaattaataattctgtgcacaatattttaaaattctgcacattttatttgtcaataaataaatgcaggggctccagcatggcagtggggagcacagggcacTGGCCGcacgaaggtgggagatcaccctgcaaccCCCTCCCTGGGATACGGACTCAGCAGTGATGCTGCACCCAACGCtgacagcacaaggcctgggggTCTGGGTGCGGAGGTTGCAGCAGggaggtctgggtgctgggggagtgagggctcagGGTAGGGCATcaggtgggggtttgagtgcagggagctcagtggaggtgcaggagtgggggtctggaggcagggggctgggtgcaaGACGGCTCCTGAAGCAGGGGTTGAGTTTCAACGGGGTGGGGTATATGGAgggctttggccttcctgattacacccctgcatgctcgaacaatatttttatactcgtcCCTAGTCAGCTGTCCAAgtttctacttcttgtaagcttcctttttgtgtttaagctcaaagatttcactgttaagccaagctggtcacctgccatatttgctattctttctgcacattgggatggtttgttcctgcaccctcaataaggcttttttaaaatacagccagctctcctggactccttgcccccccATTAGCCTCCCAACAACAGCACAGACCTCTTTCATTTCAGCTACAGGAGCAAACGGAGGGGACGatggagagaaagggggaggaaaacacaaacacacacaggacAGATGGAGAAACAGTTATTCTCTATATGGTCTGGCTCATAGAGGGAcaacacactttgccagtggggtACACAATTCGTGAAGCAGCAGTGGAACACTGGGAAGAAGGATTCTGGATTTCTATCTCTGGCTCGGAGAGCAGAGTGTGGGCTAGTGTTACAGACAGCATGGCCTGACATAACATAACAGCACCCTTGTGTCTGAACATCGAGGGAACTGAACCGTGGACCTCTGGATGTGGTAATAGCAGCAGGCGACTTCACCACATTGTGTAAGCGTGGGCTACACAAGCACATGGAGGTGTTAGTGCTACAGAGCATTGCTGGTGCTGCAGAGTTGTTACTGCAGCTGTTCTTGGAGCTCTGGGGTTAGCTGCATCAGCAGAGAGTGCAGCTTGCTGTTCAGCAGACAATGCTGTTCATAAAAAGGCCATAGGCTCAGCTCGACGGTGAAGGtgcttggccaggtttattgtcagcaaAGCACAGGACAAGCGCCTGGCCAATGGGTCACAGggacactgacacacacatgACAAGATAACAGCTCGGTCAGCATCACAGGATGCTGTCCCCGCAGCCATTACAAAGTGGCCCCTTCTATAGtttctccttttatacattgatacaaacaagttacatctGACACTCCAGGTGTTGTTAGTTACCACCCTTCTCCTTCTAGTTCCAACAAAATACCctcatccattatcctgtcattCCCTCCTTATCTTATGAGAGGTCGATGTGGTCCTGTACCACCTCTTGAAACTTTGTTTACAGGGTTATTTGAAACCTTTGCGTGTTCTTGTACCATCCTCTCCGGTCAGAAATGGGCTTACTTGGTGAGCCAATACCGGGTGTGTTACTATACTGCCAAGGCCTACTCTGGTTCATACTGTGTGTTATGTCTAGGGCTCCAACAAGGCCTACACATGGGTCCGGTTGTTCCTACTGAAGGCTGTATGGCAAAATTTTACAGACTTGGCTCTATTACACTAGAGACGTGGATTCTGTTGCCAGTTTTGCCAGAAGTGAATCTGTGCAAGCATTAGCTCATCTGTGAAAGGAGCATACGATAGTTACCTCCCCCAAGGTAATAGTCCGAGACCTTGGTTAAAGGAACAGAAATACTAGCAGCTGTCAGTGAAAGAGTGGGGGGACTAGAACTCATGGCCCCCTCACGCACCTCTCAATGCATCCTCCCCTAAACTACAATGCACAGTGTGGGGCTCTTCCCCATCCACCAGCCATCTGAAGGCAAGAACTTGTTGCATTTTCACAAAAGTTCCTGCAGCAGGCGAATTGGTGATAATTAATTCCCTTGCTGATAATTAATTTAAGAGAACTGACAACACTTATCAGCTAGTTGTGCTAGAATTCTATTAATTATTTCAACCAGTTTAACAGATGTAAAGTAAGGCTCACCGGTTTGCAATATTCCAGATCATTCCcaatgtattttttaaaccatAAGTACATTTGCTACCCTCCAATACGGCATGAGAATCCAAGGGGCTGCAtattaacatggcatacattaaattgATTACAAACTGGCTaactaataggtctcaaaatgtaactgtaaacagggaattgtcATCCTATTGGGTGTGTTCCAGCAGAGTCACAGagattcttggccctacactaattaacatttttaccaatgacctggaaggaaatatgaaatcatcactgataaagttcgcagatgacagaaaaataaggggagtgataaataatgaaactGGTTAcagattcagagtgatctggatctcatggtaaactgagtgcaagcaaacaatgtgtgttctaCTGCAGTTCAATGAAAATGCATAcaactaggaacaaagaacgtaggccatatttacacaatgggggactccagcctggaaagcagtgactctgaaaaagatttgtgggatgagggtggataatcagctgaatacgAGCTCCCATGGGAAGCTGTAGCAAAAAGCgataatgcgatcctgggatgcataaacaaaaGAATCTTGAGTAGgtgtagaaaggttattttacatctgtatttggccctggtgcgACCACTGTCGGaatacggtgtccagttctggtgcccacaattcaagaaggctgttgataaattggagagggttcagagaaaagctatGAGAAGGATTCAAAGATTAGAaagcctgccttatagtgatggaCTCAAAGAGCTAAATCTATTTAGCTAAccaaaagagaaggttaaggtgtgacttgattagtctacaagtatctacagggggaacaaatatttaataatgagctcttcaatctagcaaagaaagctatgacacaatccaatggctggaagtagatgctagacaaattcagatgggaaataaggcgTAATTTCtgaacaatgagagtaattaaccattagaacaatttaccaaggattttggtggattctccatcactaacaatttttaaaatcaagattggatgtttttctaaaagttctgcttCAGGAATCACTTTAATGAAGTTTTCTGCTTGTGTTCCACGGGTCAGACTACTACATGGTcacaatgattccttctggccttggagttcATGAATCTGTATTATACagcggggtggccaaactgcggcTTGCAAGCCGCATGTGACTTTTTTACAGTTAAAGCGCAGCTCGCAGAGCCCCCCATACCCcccacattctccacctaccaggcTGGATGGGAGAGCTCAGGACTTCTGCCCTGCACCAGGATGGCTGGGCTAGGGGCATCTGCCCAGAGGGGAGAGAGGTCGAGGAGCTTCAGCCCTGCGGGAGGTGCATGCCAGGGTTCggtggcttcagccccactcttgGTGAACCTTCGAGCCCAAGCAGGCGCCTCCTGCGGGGctggagcccccagcccctccgccCTGCCGCAAGGCAGGAGCCGcgagccctggcaggtgtgccTGGCTCTCAAATTTCTGAAGACTATCACACGCGGCTCACgtggtcagtaagtttggccacccctgttattCAGTCTCCTGTCTTTGCTCATGCTCAGCCTTGGAAGCACCCGTAAGATGACTAGAGGCAACCCCATCCTCAGTTCTTGTCTCAGGGCCTTACAGTTACCCTTGGCTTGTGGAACCACCTTCAGCTGGGACACTTGCTCATGTGGGGGCTCCCCAGCTGGAGAATGCTGGTCTCCTTCTGTAAGGAACAGTGGGATATGGCCATGCTCCTCATTACAGAGCCCCAATCCAACATCTCTGGCTTCCACGCCCATTGGCAGGCACCCTGGCCTCTGGCTAGGCCACTAGGAAGCCTCAAGGTACAGCTACGCTGCGATAAAAAACTTGCATCACCAAGGCTCttagcccgggtcagctgactctgtctgcagggctaaaaactgcagtgtaaacattcagGGTCAAGCTGGAGTCCAGGCTGCACCATCCCAgggtctcagaacctgggctccagctcaagtgtctacactgcaattttacagccttgAAGCTTGAGCGCCACAAGCCTGAGCCAGCGACCCAGGCCAGTCATGGCCGTGCCTAGACCATAGCCTCAGCCTCACGTCAGTCGTGGGACATGCTGGGCCAAGCCCCAGGGGGAGCAGCCTGGCCAGGAAGTGCTACAGCTGGGGTCTAGTAGCACCCGAGTTCCCAGAAAGTCCCCGTGGCCCCCAAGCTGCCTCGCCCGGGGCTCACCCATCAAAGGAGGAGCTGGTGCAGTCATAGACCATCTCACGGTTGCCCTTCATCTGCAGGTAGGTGTCGCAGTTATCGCACCCGTCATACTCGAACTGGTCGATGGTCTGCGTGGCAGGAAGAGAGAGATCAGAGCCTGGTATCCCTGCGCGTGTCCCTCTCCCCCGCGTGTCCCCTCTCCGCCCACGCGCTCGCCCCCCCCGCCCACGCGTGTCCCCCCCCGCGCGTGTCCGCGCTCGCCCCCCCCGCGTGTCCCCTCTCCGCCCACGCGCTCGCCCCCCCCGCGTGTCCCCCCCGCCCACgcgtgtccctctcccccccgcgcGTGTCCGCGCTCGCCCCCCCCCGCGTGTCCCCTCTCCGCTCACGCGTGTCCCCTCTCACCGCGGCCCacgcgcccccttcccccccgtccTGGCACCTTGACCAAGGAGCAGAGCAGACAGGCCCGCAGATGCCGCAGATCCTTGGGCACCGTCTCCAGCGCCATCACTCGCCCCGCCCCCAACGGAAGAAGGCGGAGCTCCCGCGGAGCATAGATATACACAACAGAACGGCTCGGTCACTTCCTGTGCCGGACAGGCGGACTTCCGGTCCCGCGCCACTCTCGGCGCCAGGCGCAAGCGCAGAATGCTTCCTGCCCGGGTGGGAGAGGCGCGAGCAAGAGGACGGCCCCTCCTCCGCGCGGGCGGGGCTTGGCAACGGGCCTGACCTCGCTTAGCAACCGGGCCCGGCTTAGTGCCGACTCCGCGGCCCAGCCCGGCTATGGGGGACCGGGACCTGCGGCGTCGCTCCCGGAGCCCCGCGTCTGCGCCCCCCAGCAGCGCCGCGGAGCCCCCGGGTCGCTAGACGCTTTGTTCGGACTCCTGCTAATGGAGCTGCCGGAGAACCTGCGGACACCCGGGTAGCCCCGCCGCGGGAGTAGGGCTGCAGAGGCCTTTCCCCAGCGAGTTACTCAACTGCGTATCAGTCACTAGGTGATTGGGCCCAGACCCTCCCTGGCAGTTGGGACAAGTGACCTTTGAGCAGCTGGGCGTTAGTGACCAGGAATTCTGgagtctgttcctggctctggaacTGCGTGTGGCTGGGGAAGAGAAGACCGGTCTCCAGTTCAATCTTCTGGCAGCAAGACAGAAATACCCTCGCCTGAAGGAGGGGGAACAGTGCACAAGTGACTGGTTTCCGCTGAAATGAATCTGGCTTCTTTCCTCTGGCTCTGTTGGAGTATGCCTGCACTGCAgcaggaggtgtgattgcagcaggtgtagacatacccgagctagTTTTAATCGAGCTAGTTCAGGTACCAATAGTAAGGAAGCTGTGGCCGCACAGACTAGCTGCTGAAGCACAAACCCACTAGGGAGCCTGGGTATGTACCATGAGCCtctatggcctgtgctgtgtTAGCTGGTTCATAATCCTCTGTGTAGTCCAGCCACAGGAAAATACAGAACCACTCTGTGTTAGAGGGGGTGATGCACAATAAAAAGTAAATTGCCATACTGCTCAAAGCCTCAGTCCTTCAGctaattctctcctttttctttcttcctgccTCTTTTCCTTTACTTTTCAGCTTTTGATTTGATTcacttttttctttcccctttctctgttTAACTCTCCCATCCTCCCACATGCTCATCTAATGCCCTTTCTTCACCTCCTCACTTTAGAGTATCAGGAGGGGAGAGATGAGgaagccattttgttgccccaggAATATGACTTGTCCTGTGTCTTTTTTCctcaggagggggatgggaggccaccaaaggtacagtaactcctcacttaacattgttttgttgctgatcaattaggaacatgctcgtttaaagtgtGCAATTCTCCCTTCTAACATTGTTTGCAGCTGcttgctttgtctactgcttgcaggaagagcagcccattgcagctagctggtgggggcttggaaccagggtggaccagcagcccccccatcagctccctgctcccctaagttccctgtgctgcagccgcccagcaggctagcaatcggcagttcagctgtccctccccccactgccatgtgctgctcctgccctctgccttggagctgctccccgagactcctgcttgctgtgcagggggaggaaaggaagtggggggctaatgtcagggcgtccccttccccccccccccgcttaccccatcttccatagagcaggggggacacaccagggctcaggagggagggaacttgcagcagcagtggtctcagcaagctgatctaattaccAAGGccgtgtacttaaaggggaatgcgcatctctccctccattcctgctgccttgtagagtgagagagttaacccttgagggctcagccaattgctagttcatcatttagcagtaaggcaaatatcccaccctctgactcctccacctcaaccaagcttcacaatcatcatcactgtgtaccagtattaaattgtttgtttaaaacgtatactctgtgtgtgtgtgtgtgtgtatatatatatatatatatatatatagttttttgtctggtgaaaaaaaatccctggaacctaactccctcatttacattaattcttatggggaaattggattcgcttaacatcgtttccccctgaagtcgcatttttcagcacataactacaacgttaagtgaggagttactgtatctgaaGAGAGGTGTCTCTGTTGTGTCTGATTCCAGCTCCTACTCATTGCAAGGAATGAGGGGTTTGTGCAGTGCTTTATTCAGGCTACTGGAGTTCCTGGAAATCAGCAGATTGCACAGGCAGCTAACACAGAGAACTACAGCTTGGGCTTGTCAGGAGGCAGAAGCAATCCTGCCTACTGTGCTATCTTCACAATGCTGGCTgcccaaggggaggggggaggtaagTACAGTAGTTACTCACGGAGAGAGACAGCTGGGCCAGGCTCCCAATAACCATCCCCCAAACCTAGCACACAGCTCCAGTGGCCCATCCCTCCTTGAGACACTACATGTGGGAGTAGATCCACCACATTCTggttgtgggggagaagggagagaaagtGAGCCAGAGTGGTTTTCACCCCGTCCACACCCACACATTCAACAGTTATCAGTCCCTCTCCCTGATGGGCTAACCAAGTTCTTCTGTTACCAGATAAGGTGCTAGCAGGCAGTACTACAGGTTCAGTTCCTATGCTGATGTGTGTTGTTACATTTGTACAccatagcattttttttaaacaactagaTTACCTAGAAGAAAACTACATTGAAAGAACATTATTTaagttgagtatcagaggggtagctgtgttagtctggatctgtaaaaagcaacaaagagtcctgtggcaccttatagactaacagacgttttggagcatgagctttcgtgggtgaatacccacttcatcagacgcatgggtattcacccatgaaagcttatgctccaatacgtctgttaatctataaggtgccacaggactctttgtcacttattTAAGTTGCAAAGTCTAgcacctgacagttaggaaatgccaaatttagggttgcccatgcaaccttaatttgccttCTTTGTGCATATGTATTGTGATAGAGTTTTTAATTACTTGGTCACATATTATTTTTCCTACgagacctctgcctcattcagtgcacaagttGGGTGCACAAAAGgacagaattaaagttgcacaggcaaccaaCTTTCAAGAACTTGAACTTTGCTCATGTGTGGACTGTACCTCCTGCTCCCACCTACAGCTAGGAGCTTGGGAGTGTTCTTCTCATGAACATCAGAGGCCAACATGAGATcatttgaaataatttatttatgtGAAATTGGAAGGAGGCACCTTCTTAGAACACAAGCCTCTGATGACTGTATATAGAACAAAAACAAGAACAGACCTGATACGTGGATAAATATAttagtaaataaatatatttctgaGCACATCACCATATTCAAACATCTTTGTTTCCATCTCAGACATAAATATACAGATTTGCATATATAAAAAAACCTATTCTTCCTTTTTGGTTTGTAATTTACCCAAAACACCCAAGAGCCTTGCAGAACAGACTCAGCAAAAACTAAAAACCATGTTCACATTTCAAACGGATCTGAGCTTTACAAGACGAAGGAACAGAGGGCTGTTTGCATGAATGAAGGAGGCTATAGACACAGCTCCAGGAGCTGTGCCTGCTTGGGGCTCCTCTCAGTGACACTGGCTGTCCTGGGAAGAGCCAGGGGCTCTAGGGAAGGGCTGAGGGTTCAGCAATGGGGAATGCTCATTTGAGAAGCTCTGGCTTTCACTTCTCCTCCCAGCGGGGGCCTCCGCTCTCTTAGGGCAAGGAACCCCTGAACCCCTGCCTTGGACAAACACTACCGACATTCAATGCCTGATCCTGAGTGTTGCTGAGCTCCTGTGAGTCCCTTGGAGTTACAAGTCCATTTGGAGGTGCAAGTGTTCAGCACATATCAGGATTATTTTTCATTGATTCTTACATCACCTCCCCTCTTAGATGGCTAAGGAATCTATTCCTCCTTTTATTTCATAGTCCCTTGGATTAACTCTTCCAAACAGAgctcttccccttcttcccaTCTGATAACCCATATGGACAGAactgcaacccctcccccatctaaacTACTTACTAGATCTGTTCTCCATGCCCAGAGAGATCCTGAGGCTTTGATAGGTTGGTTTTTGAAAGAAAAGTAGCAGCATAAGGccagaaaataaaaacactttaaagTGGGAGCTGCCCAATGCAGCCCACCTAATACTGCAGTACAGAGCAGCAGGGGTCCTTTACGACAGAGCACACGTTCCACTGGGCTTGGGGCTTACGCCAGACAGAGTCCTCCTAAGGCAGAGGT is a window encoding:
- the SUPT4H1 gene encoding transcription elongation factor SPT4 yields the protein MALETVPKDLRHLRACLLCSLVKTIDQFEYDGCDNCDTYLQMKGNREMVYDCTSSSFDGIIAMMSPEDSWVSKWQRVSNFKPGVYAVSVTGRLPQGIVRELKSRGVAYKSRDTAIKT